The DNA segment ATCAGGAAGCCCGCCGCCACGCGATCCTTGGGGAAGTGGGCGACCATCCCGCTGACGGATGCGTGGGCGCGGTGCGCGGCGCCGAAGGCGTCATTCACGTAGGTATCGGCCAGCTTGGCCAGACCCGCGGCGAAGTCCTCCTTGTTCTTGGTCTCGCCCTTCTCGAAGCGGAGGTTCTCCAGCAAGAGCACCTGGCCCGGCTTCAGCGCGGCGGCCTCGGCTTCCACCGCCTCGCCGTTCACGTAGCTGGCGAGACGGCAATCGATCCCCTGCTCCTTCAGCCAGGCCGCCACCGGCGCGGCGCTGTAGGCGGGCTCGAAGCCCTTGCCCTCAGGGCGGCCGAGATGCGATGCCAGTACCACGGAAGCCCCGCCCTCCAGCAGGTGCTTCAGGGTCGGCAGGGTCTCGCGGATGCGCGTGGCGTCGGTGATGCGCCCTTCCTTCTGCGGTACGTTCAGGTCCGCCCGGAGGAAGACGCGCCGGCCCTTGACATCGAGATCCCGCACCGACTGGAAGCCCATGGTTGCTCCTTGCGAATGGAAAGTTCCATTGTGGCGGAGTGGGCGGCCCGGAGCCTAGCGTCAGTCCTTGCGGAAGATCCCGATCCACCGGGGACTGTCCGCGTGGAAGGCGTCGCCCGCATAGGTCCCCATGGCGCGGCGGAGGCGGAGACCCGCGGCGGCGGTCATCTCCTGGAGGTCCGCCGGCAGGTAGAGGCGGACGCTCTCCAGGGCGTCGCGCCGCTCGCCGGTGTCCAGGCGGGTCAGCTCCATCCGCTTCACCAGGCGATCGCCCTCGAAGCCGCGGCGGCTCAGGACGCGCACCCCGGCGCGCTCCAGGATGTCCTCCGGCACGAGGGTCCGGGTGACGAGGCCGGCGTTGAGGTAGTCCATCACCAGGACGCCCCCGGGGCGGAGGAGGTCCGCCAACTGATGCACCAGGCGCCGGTTTTCGGCATCGGGGAAGTACCCGAACGGCGTGAACCACAGGCAGATCCCCG comes from the Geothrix sp. 21YS21S-4 genome and includes:
- a CDS encoding class I SAM-dependent methyltransferase, which codes for MVDWFEEWFDEDYALLYAHRDAEEARLAVGQALEAAPELASGPVLDLGCGAGRHLEILRGTNPLAFGMDLSRALLRLAPTHLRPWLLRGDMRRLPVKAGSLSGICLWFTPFGYFPDAENRRLVHQLADLLRPGGVLVMDYLNAGLVTRTLVPEDILERAGVRVLSRRGFEGDRLVKRMELTRLDTGERRDALESVRLYLPADLQEMTAAAGLRLRRAMGTYAGDAFHADSPRWIGIFRKD